A window of Sutcliffiella cohnii contains these coding sequences:
- the ltrA gene encoding group II intron reverse transcriptase/maturase: protein MLMEQILSRENLLNAIKRVERNKGKHGVDEMPVTALRGHIMLNWNDLRKSLSEGTYIPSPVRRVEIPKSDGKGKRKLGIPTVTDRFIQQAITQVLTKIYDPGFSECSFGFRPNRRTHQAVKLAQSYIEEGYRWVVDIDLEKFFDKVNHDRLMSKLATRIKDRTLQRIIRRFLTSGVMEGGLVSPNLEGTPQGGPLSPLLSNIVLDELDKELERKGHRFVRYADDCNIYVKSKRAGERVMKAMTQFIEGKLKLKVNREKSAVDRPWKRKFLGFSFTNNRKPKVRISPQSIKRFKDKIRKLTSRRRSIAMEDRLFKLNEYLVGWVNYYHLADTRSVIVKLEGWLNRRLRMIRWKEWKLPRTKVKRLIELGIPKWKAHEWGNTRKAYWRISKSPILHKTLGKAYWLSLGLKSITARYDLQRST, encoded by the coding sequence ATGTTAATGGAACAAATCCTGTCACGGGAAAACCTACTTAACGCAATTAAGAGAGTAGAAAGGAACAAGGGAAAGCATGGAGTGGATGAAATGCCAGTTACTGCTCTTCGCGGACATATTATGCTCAATTGGAATGATCTACGCAAATCCCTTTCCGAGGGAACCTATATCCCTTCCCCTGTCCGTCGAGTCGAAATCCCGAAATCAGATGGCAAAGGGAAGAGGAAACTAGGAATCCCAACCGTGACAGACCGTTTCATTCAACAGGCAATTACCCAAGTGCTTACCAAAATATACGACCCTGGATTCTCTGAATGTAGCTTTGGTTTTCGCCCAAACAGGCGAACGCATCAAGCAGTCAAGCTGGCTCAAAGCTACATAGAAGAAGGATATAGATGGGTAGTGGACATCGACCTCGAGAAGTTCTTTGACAAGGTCAATCATGATAGATTAATGAGTAAGTTAGCTACGAGGATTAAAGACAGAACTTTACAAAGAATAATTAGACGCTTTCTAACCTCAGGCGTTATGGAAGGCGGACTTGTCAGTCCAAACCTTGAAGGCACACCGCAAGGCGGACCACTAAGCCCATTACTTTCAAATATTGTTTTGGATGAGCTAGATAAAGAGTTGGAACGCAAAGGGCACCGTTTTGTCCGATACGCCGATGATTGTAATATCTACGTGAAATCTAAAAGAGCCGGTGAAAGGGTTATGAAAGCTATGACTCAATTTATCGAAGGGAAACTTAAGTTAAAGGTTAACAGAGAGAAAAGTGCTGTAGACCGACCTTGGAAAAGAAAATTCCTCGGATTCAGCTTTACAAATAACCGAAAACCGAAGGTGAGAATATCACCTCAATCAATAAAACGGTTTAAAGATAAAATAAGGAAACTTACAAGCAGACGTAGATCAATAGCTATGGAAGATAGACTTTTTAAACTTAACGAATATCTCGTTGGATGGGTTAACTACTACCATTTAGCTGACACTCGTTCTGTAATCGTTAAACTTGAAGGATGGCTTAACCGAAGATTAAGAATGATTCGCTGGAAGGAATGGAAACTCCCGCGTACAAAGGTCAAGAGACTCATCGAACTGGGTATACCGAAATGGAAAGCACACGAATGGGGCAATACGAGGAAGGCTTATTGGAGAATATCCAAAAGTCCTATACTACACAAAACACTAGGGAAAGCATATTGGCTTTCCCTTGGATTGAAAAGTATTACTGCGAGATATGATTTACAACGTTCGACATAA
- a CDS encoding GNAT family N-acetyltransferase, protein MNWYEKLNQYFPIEEMKSKEHMELLLKEQGEVYHKDEGEHHVLMYAEFEQFIFIDYLFVSSNARGQGLGRKLIEKLKNKNKPIILEVEPIDYEDSDSEKRLRFYKREGFQHASSIGYRRRSLATNEVNQMEILYWSPTNEDEETIYNGMKKMYEQIHTYKDKQLYGESYEAVEKVLTYNENNEDDMLRQI, encoded by the coding sequence GTGAATTGGTATGAAAAACTAAACCAATATTTTCCAATAGAGGAAATGAAGTCGAAGGAACATATGGAATTATTATTAAAAGAGCAAGGGGAAGTTTATCATAAAGATGAAGGAGAACATCACGTATTAATGTATGCGGAGTTCGAACAGTTTATTTTTATTGACTATTTATTCGTGTCCAGCAACGCAAGAGGACAAGGGTTAGGTAGAAAACTTATTGAAAAACTAAAAAATAAAAATAAACCAATTATTTTAGAGGTGGAACCAATTGATTATGAAGATTCTGATTCGGAAAAAAGGTTGCGTTTTTACAAACGTGAAGGATTTCAGCATGCGTCCTCTATCGGGTATAGACGTCGTAGTTTAGCAACGAACGAAGTGAATCAAATGGAAATATTGTATTGGTCTCCAACAAACGAAGATGAGGAAACGATATACAATGGTATGAAAAAGATGTATGAACAAATTCATACGTACAAAGATAAGCAACTGTATGGTGAATCATATGAAGCTGTTGAAAAGGTATTAACATATAATGAAAATAATGAGGACGATATGCTACGGCAAATATAA
- the cls gene encoding cardiolipin synthase: MKNTFRVTLFLLAVISILYVFKDYLGGWVLGILSVLFPLSVLFIAFLIFFENRHPTRTLTWLVVLGSFPVLGFIFYILFGRNVRKQRLFQKKALLDKHTAEHIEGHRSYSEEEMKLLGNEYRSLFQLSKNLGRSPISFATETRVLTDGDETFSKIIEELEKANHHIHLEYYIVRHDDLGNKIKNILIKKAKEGVIVRFLYDAVGSFKLSNKYINDLKEAGVQIVPFSPVRFPVFNNKINFRNHRKIIVIDGNIGFVGGLNIGDEYLGKDKYFGYWRDTHLYVKGKAVRSLQLIFLQDWYYMTEQSLLSPEYLSPKLQENINHGGVQMIAGGPDQEWEVIKNLFFAMITSARKTIWIASPYFIPDDDIFSALKVAALSGVDVRLLMPSRPDKKIVFYASRSYFPELMEAGVKVFEYEKGFLHSKVIIVDEEVASIGTANMDMRSFHLNFEVNAFLYNTKSLHKLVEDYEDDIKNSKPIVKEVFANRPFYQRIMESLCRLTSPLL, from the coding sequence TTGAAAAATACGTTTAGAGTCACTTTGTTTTTGTTAGCGGTTATTTCTATTTTATATGTTTTTAAGGACTATCTTGGTGGATGGGTACTTGGGATACTCTCCGTTTTGTTTCCCTTGTCAGTTCTATTCATTGCTTTTCTCATATTTTTTGAAAATCGACATCCAACTAGAACGTTAACATGGTTAGTCGTATTAGGGAGCTTCCCTGTATTAGGGTTTATATTTTATATTTTGTTTGGCAGGAATGTCCGAAAGCAAAGACTCTTTCAAAAGAAGGCGTTATTGGATAAACATACAGCAGAACATATAGAAGGCCATCGAAGCTATTCAGAAGAAGAAATGAAGCTGCTCGGTAATGAATATCGTTCGCTTTTTCAACTTTCCAAGAATCTTGGAAGAAGCCCAATTTCATTTGCGACAGAAACGAGGGTTTTAACGGATGGAGACGAGACGTTTTCAAAAATAATAGAAGAACTAGAAAAAGCCAACCACCATATTCATTTAGAATATTACATCGTTCGCCATGATGATTTAGGAAACAAAATTAAAAATATCCTTATTAAGAAAGCAAAAGAAGGGGTCATCGTCCGCTTTTTATACGATGCAGTTGGTAGTTTTAAGCTATCAAACAAATATATTAATGATTTAAAAGAAGCCGGAGTGCAAATTGTTCCTTTTTCACCTGTTCGCTTTCCAGTGTTTAATAATAAAATTAATTTCCGAAACCATCGAAAAATAATCGTTATTGATGGAAACATCGGCTTCGTAGGTGGCTTAAATATTGGGGATGAATATTTAGGTAAAGATAAATATTTCGGATATTGGCGAGACACTCATCTTTATGTAAAAGGTAAGGCGGTTCGTTCACTACAACTTATTTTTTTACAAGACTGGTATTATATGACCGAACAATCTTTGCTTTCACCAGAGTATTTATCTCCTAAATTACAAGAAAATATTAATCATGGCGGAGTTCAAATGATTGCAGGTGGACCTGACCAAGAATGGGAAGTTATCAAAAACTTATTTTTTGCGATGATTACGTCAGCGAGGAAAACGATTTGGATTGCTTCACCATATTTCATTCCAGACGACGATATTTTTTCTGCTTTAAAAGTTGCTGCATTAAGTGGTGTAGATGTAAGGTTATTAATGCCAAGCCGTCCTGATAAAAAGATTGTTTTTTACGCTTCTCGTTCTTATTTTCCTGAACTAATGGAAGCAGGCGTGAAAGTTTTTGAATACGAAAAAGGCTTTTTGCATAGTAAAGTCATTATTGTAGATGAAGAAGTTGCGTCAATTGGTACTGCAAACATGGATATGCGTAGCTTTCATTTGAATTTTGAAGTTAATGCTTTTTTGTATAATACGAAAAGCTTACACAAACTTGTGGAAGACTATGAAGATGATATAAAGAACTCTAAACCGATTGTTAAAGAAGTATTTGCAAATCGACCTTTCTATCAAAGAATAATGGAGTCGTTATGCCGTTTAACGAGCCCACTCTTATAA
- a CDS encoding efflux RND transporter permease subunit produces the protein MNIAKLSVLRPIAMSMVIVLMLILGGVSMRGMPVDLFPELTFPIVAVTTTYEGAGPEEIENLVSSPIENAMGTLPNVESVTSISRSGGSLVLVAFEWGTDMDFASLDMRERIDSVRDFLPAGANTPRVLRFNPSDLPIVQLAVTDPTGEMTKAKQLAEQEIVPVLNNVDGIASISVEGGAANEIRITLDPNKLNSYGVTLDQLQQIIASENLNLPGGALQDQNQNLPIRITGQYENIFDVKSLPIPTKNGVITLDELGEIIETLEPTTQLSYLNGEPAVGISILKQSGSNTVTVANDIEKQIEEMKKILPEGVQIKSIFNQSDFIEQSIRAVATNMIVGSILAALVLFLFLRNVRSTLIIAFSIPISIVTTFIFMYFTGQTLNLLTLGGLALGIGMMVDNAIVILENIYRLRQSGLSLKDAAIKGAGEVGPAIVASTLTTVIVFLPIVFVDGLAAQLFKPLALVISFSLLASLFTALIIVPLFSSLLLKVNKKQSNFEERFSTFTQWYRRVLQSALKHPKKTVSLVLFLFSISLIGIPFLGKEFLPQQDQSFISMSARLPEGSALEATYAVMEDINEQLQMLDEIDSTFITVGGADNFSVRAGTQTNRANYSILLKPVNERNRTDMQIADDIRQRLKNIPGADISISSSDSGFSSHPISLSITGPELNTLKGIADDVISIISEVDGVREPTSNYTEGNPEIVVQLDRTKASQYGIGSAQVAMAVSNATRGIVASQLARDGEELNIRLALEDTYTQSIEQLENLLITTPLGETIPLQAVASISRGQGPTQITRTNRLREITVNAHIVDRDLGSIVDDIEKELRDRIYLPTNQYKISFGGQDEQMNDAFFKLGGALLLAIVLVYMVMAGQFESYFYPLIIMFSIPLTAIGIITGLLLTNQPIGVGSLVGMLILTGIVVNNAIVFVDYVNILKKQGLSTTEAILEAGPTRIRPIFMTALTTILGLIPLTIGIGEGMEIQQPMAIVIVFGLSFATVITLIFIPVVYYLFDQWREKRRNAKDQITA, from the coding sequence ATGAATATAGCAAAGTTATCCGTTTTAAGACCAATAGCAATGTCTATGGTTATTGTTCTCATGCTTATATTAGGTGGAGTAAGTATGAGAGGAATGCCTGTGGATTTATTTCCTGAATTAACATTCCCTATCGTGGCTGTTACGACAACGTACGAAGGGGCAGGTCCAGAGGAAATTGAAAACTTAGTTTCAAGCCCTATTGAAAATGCGATGGGAACTTTACCTAACGTAGAATCTGTTACTTCCATTTCTCGGTCTGGAGGTTCACTTGTACTAGTCGCCTTTGAATGGGGTACAGATATGGATTTTGCTTCACTCGACATGCGAGAAAGAATCGATTCGGTTCGTGACTTTTTACCAGCTGGTGCGAATACACCGAGAGTTCTACGGTTTAATCCTAGTGATTTACCGATTGTTCAATTAGCTGTTACCGATCCGACTGGTGAAATGACAAAAGCAAAACAATTGGCTGAGCAAGAAATTGTCCCTGTTTTAAATAATGTTGATGGGATTGCATCCATTTCTGTTGAAGGTGGGGCTGCGAACGAAATACGAATTACGTTAGATCCAAATAAATTAAATTCTTATGGAGTAACGTTAGATCAACTTCAACAAATTATCGCCTCTGAAAATTTAAATTTACCTGGAGGGGCCCTACAGGACCAAAATCAAAATTTACCAATAAGAATAACTGGACAATATGAAAATATTTTTGACGTTAAAAGTCTTCCAATTCCAACTAAAAACGGAGTAATTACACTTGATGAGCTTGGTGAAATAATAGAAACATTAGAGCCAACGACTCAACTTAGTTACTTAAACGGGGAGCCTGCTGTAGGTATTTCTATTTTAAAACAATCAGGCTCTAACACAGTTACTGTAGCAAATGATATCGAAAAACAAATAGAAGAAATGAAAAAAATATTACCAGAAGGGGTACAAATAAAATCAATCTTTAACCAGAGTGATTTTATTGAACAATCCATTCGAGCAGTAGCAACAAATATGATTGTTGGTAGTATACTTGCAGCACTAGTACTTTTTCTCTTTTTAAGAAATGTACGAAGCACATTAATTATCGCCTTCTCGATTCCTATATCTATCGTTACTACTTTTATCTTTATGTATTTCACAGGTCAAACTCTCAATTTATTAACGCTTGGTGGATTAGCATTAGGTATTGGTATGATGGTCGATAACGCGATTGTTATTTTAGAGAACATTTATCGCCTACGCCAAAGTGGATTGTCTTTAAAGGATGCCGCAATTAAAGGGGCTGGGGAAGTTGGACCTGCTATCGTTGCTTCTACTTTGACGACCGTAATCGTCTTTTTACCGATTGTATTTGTTGACGGCTTAGCAGCTCAATTGTTTAAACCACTCGCTTTAGTTATTTCTTTTTCATTACTAGCATCTTTATTTACAGCTTTAATTATTGTACCTTTATTTTCTTCCCTTCTTTTAAAGGTGAATAAAAAGCAATCGAATTTCGAAGAAAGGTTTTCTACTTTTACTCAATGGTACAGACGTGTATTACAATCAGCACTTAAACACCCAAAAAAGACGGTTTCGCTCGTTTTATTTCTGTTTTCTATTTCACTAATAGGCATTCCGTTCTTAGGAAAAGAATTTTTACCTCAACAGGACCAAAGTTTTATTTCTATGTCGGCTAGGTTGCCAGAAGGAAGCGCTTTAGAAGCAACTTACGCTGTTATGGAAGATATTAATGAACAATTACAAATGTTAGATGAAATAGATTCTACGTTTATTACAGTTGGCGGAGCTGATAACTTTTCCGTTCGAGCAGGTACGCAAACGAACCGAGCAAATTATAGTATTTTATTAAAACCTGTAAATGAACGGAATAGAACAGATATGCAAATAGCAGATGACATTAGGCAACGTTTAAAAAACATTCCTGGCGCGGATATTTCAATTTCATCTAGCGATTCCGGCTTTTCATCTCATCCTATTTCATTAAGCATTACAGGACCAGAATTAAACACTTTAAAAGGTATAGCAGATGATGTCATTTCTATAATTTCAGAGGTAGACGGTGTAAGAGAACCTACTTCTAACTATACAGAAGGGAACCCTGAGATAGTTGTTCAGCTTGATCGCACAAAAGCTAGTCAATACGGGATAGGTAGCGCTCAAGTAGCAATGGCTGTTTCGAACGCTACTAGAGGTATTGTTGCCTCTCAACTTGCTCGAGACGGTGAAGAGTTAAATATTCGACTTGCATTAGAAGATACATATACTCAATCTATTGAACAGCTTGAAAATTTACTTATTACAACACCACTCGGTGAAACGATTCCGTTACAAGCTGTTGCTAGCATTAGTCGCGGACAAGGGCCAACGCAAATTACGAGAACAAATCGTTTACGGGAAATAACGGTAAATGCCCATATTGTAGATCGTGATTTAGGCAGTATTGTAGACGATATTGAAAAGGAATTAAGAGATAGGATATATTTACCAACAAACCAATACAAAATCTCGTTCGGTGGTCAAGACGAGCAAATGAACGATGCTTTCTTTAAGCTGGGAGGAGCTCTACTTCTAGCAATCGTTTTAGTGTACATGGTGATGGCCGGCCAATTTGAATCTTATTTCTACCCTTTGATCATAATGTTTTCTATTCCGCTAACGGCAATAGGTATAATTACTGGGTTACTCTTAACGAATCAACCTATTGGAGTTGGCTCACTCGTCGGGATGCTCATATTAACCGGAATCGTCGTTAATAATGCGATTGTATTCGTAGATTATGTCAACATATTAAAAAAGCAAGGTCTTTCAACGACAGAAGCAATTTTAGAAGCAGGTCCTACGAGAATACGACCAATCTTCATGACTGCACTAACAACTATTTTAGGTTTAATTCCTTTAACGATTGGAATTGGAGAGGGAATGGAGATTCAACAACCAATGGCAATTGTTATCGTATTTGGTTTAAGCTTTGCAACGGTGATTACTTTAATTTTCATCCCAGTCGTTTATTACCTATTTGATCAATGGCGAGAAAAAAGAAGAAATGCTAAAGATCAAATAACAGCCTAA
- a CDS encoding SGNH/GDSL hydrolase family protein, with amino-acid sequence MIKKGLFVFILLFACFIIYPAANAESPRNISYIAIGDSLTAGYGSTEHNYLRINGFVPQFVSYLREANEVTVENYGIPGISSIGLLTYLQTDIGLQNRLKGADIITLSIGGNDFLQTIRALPNVEERELKQRALLLEQTYNALYAFLRDLNKEAQIYLIGLYNPYPENHPLREPGVRYAEAFNEQLEKHSKKDNTFLINPLQPFFNKETTYTHIKEDDIHPTDEGYTIIVKELIKQYEEFNQE; translated from the coding sequence ATGATCAAAAAAGGCTTATTTGTTTTCATCCTTCTCTTTGCCTGTTTTATCATTTATCCTGCAGCCAACGCTGAATCACCAAGAAACATTTCGTACATTGCCATCGGTGATTCATTAACTGCAGGTTACGGCTCAACAGAACATAATTATTTAAGAATTAACGGTTTTGTTCCACAGTTTGTTTCCTATTTAAGAGAAGCTAACGAAGTAACAGTTGAAAATTACGGGATACCTGGAATATCAAGCATAGGGCTACTCACATACCTACAAACAGATATAGGCTTGCAAAACCGACTAAAAGGGGCAGATATTATTACACTTTCTATTGGGGGTAATGATTTTTTACAAACAATTAGAGCCCTACCAAATGTTGAAGAACGTGAATTAAAACAGCGAGCGCTCTTGTTAGAACAAACGTATAATGCATTATATGCTTTTTTACGTGACTTAAATAAAGAGGCTCAAATATATTTAATCGGCCTATATAACCCATATCCAGAGAATCATCCGTTACGTGAACCTGGAGTTAGATATGCGGAGGCCTTTAATGAGCAGCTAGAAAAACATAGTAAGAAAGATAACACGTTTCTAATTAACCCTTTGCAACCTTTTTTTAATAAGGAAACTACGTATACGCATATAAAAGAGGACGACATCCACCCTACAGATGAAGGATACACCATCATCGTGAAAGAGCTTATTAAACAGTACGAGGAATTCAATCAAGAATGA
- a CDS encoding efflux RND transporter periplasmic adaptor subunit, with amino-acid sequence MFKKFLLLFLLPFLLVACTQKEITSQNTEGNEIPVTVETVSVQNITNSIELSGVAVPSVQMPLLTTSPLTVEKVHVRIGDRVKKDDLIVTLDSSTAKEQVAQTREAINELENALSKMKEVENMASNDTLLSEIPKLQEELNQSLQKSQSLLDGVETGAVTSLDLIQSSIEVMIKQAQLSSVASQVQQIPTFNTAELEMQLKQARQSLRQAEQLEELTRITSPIDGIISELNVIEDGIATPQLPIATVIQLDTINATFAVNSYQVSSLLPGQNVTLTFQGVSDSYESSIDVVSPTVNQQTNMFTVTVPVSNTEGKILGGMRTTAIVDIDELEAQTVVPIEAVLYEENEPYVFVIENNKAVRRQITVGFRDDKVIQVMEGLSEGDIVVTSGKERLKDGSEILIQESGQDS; translated from the coding sequence TTGTTTAAAAAATTTCTATTATTATTTTTACTCCCTTTCTTGTTAGTAGCTTGTACTCAAAAAGAAATAACAAGTCAAAATACGGAAGGCAACGAAATTCCTGTAACAGTAGAAACTGTTTCCGTTCAAAACATTACGAATTCCATTGAGTTATCTGGTGTTGCAGTACCTAGTGTACAAATGCCCCTATTAACTACTTCCCCTCTGACGGTTGAGAAAGTTCACGTTCGAATTGGAGATCGTGTTAAAAAGGACGACCTAATCGTTACGTTAGATTCTTCAACTGCAAAAGAACAAGTCGCTCAAACAAGAGAAGCGATAAATGAACTAGAAAATGCATTATCTAAAATGAAAGAAGTGGAAAATATGGCGAGTAATGATACTCTTCTTTCTGAAATACCCAAACTCCAAGAGGAATTAAACCAATCTCTACAAAAATCTCAAAGCCTGTTAGACGGTGTTGAGACTGGAGCAGTCACCTCACTAGATTTAATTCAAAGTTCAATAGAAGTAATGATAAAACAAGCACAACTTTCGTCTGTAGCTAGTCAAGTTCAACAAATACCAACCTTTAATACAGCAGAATTAGAAATGCAATTAAAACAAGCACGCCAAAGTTTGAGACAAGCGGAGCAATTAGAAGAACTAACACGCATCACAAGTCCAATTGATGGCATTATATCAGAATTAAATGTTATAGAAGATGGAATTGCGACGCCACAATTACCGATCGCTACCGTTATTCAACTTGATACAATTAATGCAACCTTTGCTGTGAATAGTTATCAAGTTAGTAGTTTATTACCTGGGCAAAATGTAACCTTAACTTTTCAAGGTGTATCTGACTCGTACGAATCGTCCATTGATGTCGTATCACCTACTGTTAACCAACAAACAAATATGTTTACCGTTACAGTACCTGTAAGTAATACAGAAGGGAAAATATTAGGTGGAATGCGAACTACTGCAATTGTAGATATTGATGAATTAGAGGCCCAAACTGTAGTGCCCATCGAAGCAGTCCTGTATGAAGAAAATGAACCATATGTTTTTGTAATTGAAAATAATAAGGCGGTTCGAAGACAAATAACAGTTGGTTTCAGAGATGATAAAGTTATTCAAGTTATGGAAGGTTTATCCGAAGGTGACATAGTCGTAACCTCTGGGAAGGAACGATTGAAAGATGGTTCTGAAATTTTAATTCAAGAAAGTGGACAAGATTCATGA
- a CDS encoding TerC family protein, whose amino-acid sequence MDIELITSILIIIGIDIILGGDNAILIALACRELPEKLRNKAIIIGTVLAIVCRIVLTILAVYLLTVPFLQFVGGVLLAYIAYGLLKKEEEQVNVRGSASLFTAIKTIIVADLVMGFDNVMAVAGAAHGQFILVVIGLLFSIPIIIWGSKIILLIMEKYPIVIYIGAAILAYTAGKMMISEPMIQHAIPSSNWLNIFPFAVILFVTGLSYIQKFTRRTTIQ is encoded by the coding sequence GTGGACATAGAATTAATTACTTCCATTCTTATTATAATTGGGATAGATATTATACTTGGTGGTGACAATGCTATTTTAATTGCGTTAGCATGTCGTGAACTACCAGAGAAACTTCGTAATAAAGCGATCATTATTGGAACAGTATTAGCTATCGTTTGTCGTATTGTATTAACTATTCTCGCTGTCTACTTATTAACAGTCCCTTTTCTACAATTTGTTGGCGGTGTTTTACTTGCTTACATAGCTTACGGATTGTTAAAGAAAGAAGAAGAGCAAGTTAATGTACGCGGTAGCGCTTCTTTATTCACTGCTATTAAAACAATAATTGTAGCAGATCTCGTTATGGGATTTGATAATGTTATGGCAGTAGCAGGAGCAGCACATGGACAGTTTATTCTTGTAGTTATTGGACTTCTATTCTCCATTCCGATCATTATTTGGGGAAGTAAAATTATCCTTTTAATCATGGAGAAATATCCTATTGTTATATACATCGGAGCCGCTATTTTAGCATACACAGCTGGTAAGATGATGATCTCGGAGCCGATGATTCAACATGCGATTCCTTCTTCGAATTGGCTTAATATATTTCCGTTTGCCGTTATCTTATTCGTAACAGGCTTATCCTATATCCAAAAGTTTACGAGAAGAACGACTATTCAATAA
- the mecA gene encoding adaptor protein MecA has protein sequence MEIERINENTVKFYISYGDIEERGFSREEIWYNRERSEELFWEMMDEAHDEEDFAVEGPLWIQVQALDKGLEVIVTLAQLSRDGKTFEVPISEDKKMDFPVDERIESMLDHHFNPTKEDDELGNEDEDLLQFMIKFKDFEDFISVSHRLKNLDNMENSLYSFEGKYYLYVDFASEHYTDDQIDNVLSVLLEYGEETQVTIHRLAEYGTIINKGNAMEEISKHFSL, from the coding sequence ATGGAAATCGAAAGAATTAACGAAAATACAGTTAAATTTTATATTTCGTATGGTGATATAGAGGAAAGAGGCTTTTCTAGGGAAGAAATTTGGTACAATCGTGAGCGTAGTGAAGAATTGTTTTGGGAAATGATGGATGAGGCTCATGATGAAGAAGATTTTGCTGTGGAGGGCCCACTTTGGATACAAGTGCAAGCTTTAGATAAAGGATTAGAAGTAATTGTTACACTTGCGCAATTATCAAGAGATGGAAAGACTTTCGAAGTTCCAATTTCAGAAGATAAAAAGATGGATTTCCCAGTTGATGAGCGTATTGAATCAATGTTAGATCATCATTTTAACCCTACTAAAGAAGATGATGAACTAGGAAATGAAGATGAAGATTTACTACAGTTTATGATTAAGTTTAAAGACTTTGAAGATTTCATTTCTGTCAGTCATCGGTTAAAAAACTTAGATAACATGGAAAATAGTCTATACTCCTTTGAAGGAAAATATTATTTATACGTAGATTTTGCAAGCGAGCATTATACGGATGATCAAATAGATAATGTACTAAGTGTCTTACTTGAGTACGGTGAAGAAACACAAGTAACGATTCACCGTCTAGCTGAGTATGGTACGATAATTAATAAAGGAAATGCTATGGAAGAAATTTCAAAGCACTTTTCACTATAA
- the spxA gene encoding transcriptional regulator SpxA, translating into MVTLYTSPSCTSCRKAKAWLEEHDIPFKERNIFSEPLSLQEIKEILRMTEEGTDEIISTRSKVFQKLNINVESMPLQELYSVVQEHPGLLRRPIIIDEKRLQVGYNEDEIRRFLPRKVRSYQLREAQRLVNM; encoded by the coding sequence ATGGTAACGTTATATACATCTCCAAGTTGTACATCTTGTCGTAAAGCAAAAGCGTGGTTAGAGGAGCACGATATTCCATTTAAAGAAAGAAACATTTTTTCGGAACCACTATCTCTACAAGAGATTAAAGAAATTTTACGAATGACAGAAGAAGGTACAGATGAAATCATTTCAACAAGATCAAAGGTATTCCAAAAACTGAATATAAATGTGGAATCGATGCCTTTACAGGAGCTGTACTCTGTTGTTCAAGAGCACCCTGGGTTATTAAGAAGACCAATTATTATTGATGAAAAAAGATTACAAGTTGGATACAACGAAGATGAAATTCGTAGATTTTTACCACGTAAAGTTAGAAGTTATCAATTACGAGAAGCACAACGCTTAGTAAATATGTAA